One Carassius auratus strain Wakin chromosome 3, ASM336829v1, whole genome shotgun sequence genomic region harbors:
- the LOC113043059 gene encoding N-alpha-acetyltransferase 60-like produces the protein MTDVVATTALSEIKLRLLCHDDIERIKVLCGEWFPIEYPDLWYHDITSNKKFFSLAATFRGGIIGMIVAEIKSRTKVHKEDGDILASSFPVDTQVAYILSLGVVKEFRKHGIGSLLLDSLKEHISTTAQDHCKAIYLHVLTTNNTAIHFYENRDFKQHHYLPYYYSIRGVLKDGFTYVLYINGGHPPWTLFDYIHHIGSALANLSPCSIPQRIYRQAQNLLRSFLPWSSISSKSGIEYSRTM, from the exons atgACAGACGTGGTGGCAACCACCGCCCTCAGTGAAATAAAGCTCCGCCTACTCTGCCACGATGACATAGAGAGAATAAAAGTGCTCTGTGGCGAGTGGTTTCCCATTGA gTATCCAGACTTATGGTACCATGACATCACATCAAATAAGAAGTTCTTCTCTCTGGCTGCCACCTTTAGAGGGGGAATTATTGGGATGATTGTGGCAGAAATAAAAAGCAGAACGAAAGTGCACAAAGAG GATGGAGACATATTGGCCTCCAGCTTTCCTGTTGACACCCAAGTTGCGTACATCCTGAGTTTAGGGGTCGTGAAGGAGTTTCGAAAACATGGAATAG gcTCTCTGTTGCTGGACAGTTTAAAGGAGCACATCTCCACCACGGCACAGGACCATTGTAAAGCCATCTACTTGCATGTGCTCACCACCAATAACACTGCCATTCACTTCTATGAGAACAGAGACTTTAAACAGCACCATTATTTACCGTATTACTACTCTATACGAGGAGTGCTGAAGGATGGCTTCACCTACGTCCTGTACATCAATGGTGGACATCCTCCATGGACTCTTTT TGATTATATTCATCATATAGGTTCGGCTCTGGCCAATCTGAGCCCCTGCTCAATTCCTCAGAGAATTTACCGCCAAGCACAGAATCTGCTGCGCAGCTTTCTGCCCTGGTCCAGCATCTCTTCCAAGAGCGGCATTGAGTACAGCAGAACCATGTGA
- the LOC113043044 gene encoding calcium-regulated heat stable protein 1-like isoform X2: MSSDASSPVKSTTPPLSPLSPVSPVSPNSLRLPACRHRDRSPSPMRGYLIPSPLPTRRNRTCSAAARAAEGPVFTGVCKCFSRSKGHGFIRPSDGGNDIYVHISDIEGEYVPVEGDEVSYKICSIPPKNEKIQAVEVTITHLVPGTKHETWSGRVLES, from the exons ATGTCCTCAGACGCATCTTCTCCTGTGAAGTCCACAACCCCTCCCCTGTCCCCGCTGTCCCCAGTCTCTCCAGTTTCCCCCAACTCTCTGCGTCTGCCTGCCTGCCGCCACAGAGACCGCTCACCCTCCCCCATGAGGGGCTACCTGATTCCCAGCCCCCTGCCCACCCGCCGCAACCGCACCTGCTCAGC TGCAGCGCGTGCAGCTGAGGGGCCGGTTTTCACTGGGGTCTGCAAGTGCTTTTCACGTTCCAAAGGGCACGGTTTCATCAGGCCATCAGACGGAGGCAATGACATCTATGTGCACATATCTGA CATCGAGGGTGAATACGTGCCGGTGGAAGGAGATGAAGTTAGCTACAAGATCTGCTCTattccacccaaaaatgagaagATCCAGGCCGTGGAGGTGACCATTACTCATTTAGTGCCAGGCACGAAGCATGAGACCTGGTCTGGAAGGGTGCTTGAATCATGA
- the LOC113043044 gene encoding calcium-regulated heat stable protein 1-like isoform X1, producing MQARSPRFLVEEQVALVPKHTVAVSFECPTISMSSDASSPVKSTTPPLSPLSPVSPVSPNSLRLPACRHRDRSPSPMRGYLIPSPLPTRRNRTCSAAARAAEGPVFTGVCKCFSRSKGHGFIRPSDGGNDIYVHISDIEGEYVPVEGDEVSYKICSIPPKNEKIQAVEVTITHLVPGTKHETWSGRVLES from the exons ATGCAAGCAAGGTCGCCCCGTTTCCTCGTTGAAGAACAAGTAGCGCTTGTACCCAAGCACACTGTTGCTG TATCCTTTGAGTGTCCCACCATCAGCATGTCCTCAGACGCATCTTCTCCTGTGAAGTCCACAACCCCTCCCCTGTCCCCGCTGTCCCCAGTCTCTCCAGTTTCCCCCAACTCTCTGCGTCTGCCTGCCTGCCGCCACAGAGACCGCTCACCCTCCCCCATGAGGGGCTACCTGATTCCCAGCCCCCTGCCCACCCGCCGCAACCGCACCTGCTCAGC TGCAGCGCGTGCAGCTGAGGGGCCGGTTTTCACTGGGGTCTGCAAGTGCTTTTCACGTTCCAAAGGGCACGGTTTCATCAGGCCATCAGACGGAGGCAATGACATCTATGTGCACATATCTGA CATCGAGGGTGAATACGTGCCGGTGGAAGGAGATGAAGTTAGCTACAAGATCTGCTCTattccacccaaaaatgagaagATCCAGGCCGTGGAGGTGACCATTACTCATTTAGTGCCAGGCACGAAGCATGAGACCTGGTCTGGAAGGGTGCTTGAATCATGA